From a single Amyelois transitella isolate CPQ chromosome 18, ilAmyTran1.1, whole genome shotgun sequence genomic region:
- the LOC106130193 gene encoding transient receptor potential channel pyrexia isoform X2 — MSAAAKNVKKKIYREGSSRWCAGMSQLTEDSDDDDIEAGFISSDESGHAADLAERLRVKPSRDIWELDEILQSLNQLPHADEILAFIEAGQYDTILCLQSEMDGNRTAVLWACWLGKSTLLDMLLKAGVNPNSCDDSGRTCLHLSCLVGSAECAKLLLEYHADPNMWDSYSERKATPLHCAASAKSLACVKVLIEYGADVNAGLDDRSPLHYAVLSDATDVVSALLEAGACPDTPQVFTETPLHVAASLGLAQCAKLLLDAGADVRAAMGTGRATALHLAAEDGHAECAKVLLDHGARIDWPNFRGQTPLHLAALAQSVEVVELLVGRYANVRARDNDGRTPLHGAIVRGARACDVARLLLSVGADPNAPDNFGYTPLHIAALNEFSACVLLLLDYGGDVTLRTNGGVSALAFIVRRVPDVIPRYLSKFDDAVHVSEHELGDVDCELTIDFRPLVPCVTRGEAELLLAFIEVGRKDVLKHPVAETFLFLKWRIIRKFFVLSFIYHALFISLYSLYILQIFLCADVTCDVPTYLRPVQYLILLLNLCFMFKEIFQACLDWSAYIRQWENWLQCVIVFGVFLCTIPYWDMDQGTIRSNTSNWQHDVAAVTIFFCWLELMMIIGRFPTFGLYVQMFTTVTVNFATFLLAYSCLLVAFGLAFSVLFSNYPAFHLPAGLVKTVMMMSGELEYEDIFYSNCTNSQIQYPLTAHGMFLIFVLLVTVILTNLLVGLAVSDIQALQESAGLDRLVRQTQLVAHLESMLFSSLLTCAPKQLLAMLRWGALLTASHTRTLNIRPNDPRENRIPKELIASIYKMVASRKSTKRSIRKNNNYECKIRQCKDEEDNEKVQQQQVKRKSYLYDRFSSESQQVERRKRTTSGSTENKPRPVSLNINTIQEICMVDIKTQLSDLTKKVNQLIEASESRLSLIEKKLDDIQPP, encoded by the exons ATGTCAGCCGCCGCGAAAAACGTCAAAAAGAAg ATATATCGGGAGGGAAGTTCGCGATGGTGCGCTGGTATGAGCCAGCTGACAGAAGATTCGGACGACGACGACATTGAGGCTGGATTTATATCCAGTGATGAGTCTGGTCACGCTGCAGACCTTGCTGAAAGACTGAGGGTTAAACCTTCAAGAGACATTTGGGAATTAG ATGAGATACTACAAAGTTTGAACCAACTGCCCCATGCAGATGAAATATTGGCTTTTATAGAAGCTGGACAGTATGATACCATTCTATGCCTCCAATCAGAAATGGACGGTAACCGAACTGCAGTGCTATGGGCTTGCTGGCTCGGGAAAAGTACACTACTGGACATGCTTTTGAAAGCAGGGGTTAATCCTAATAGCTGTGATGATTCCGGCAG GACGTGCCTCCACTTGAGTTGTTTAGTAGGAAGCGCCGAATGTGCCAAATTGTTATTAGAATATCATGCAGATCCAAATATGTGGGATTCTTACAGCGAAAGAAAAGCTACACCATTGCATTGTGCTGCTAGTGCCAAATCACTGGCATGTGTTAAG gtattAATAGAGTATGGAGCTGACGTAAATGCAGGTCTGGATGATCGCTCCCCATTGCACTATGCTGTGTTGAGTGACGCTACAGATGTAGTCAGCGCATTATTAGAAGCGGGTGCATGTCCAGACACTCCACAG gTATTTACAGAGACCCCGCTCCATGTAGCGGCTTCTTTAGGTTTAGCGCAATGTGCCAAGTTGTTGTTGGATGCTGGAGCCGACGTCAGGGCTGCGATGGGCACTGGTCGCGCTACAGCCTTACATTTGGCCGCAGAGGATGGGCACGCAGAATGTGCGAAAGTACTTCTAGATCACGGAGCTCGCATTGATTGGCCAAATTTTAGGGGACAGACTCCACTTCATTTAG cGGCTTTAGCGCAATCTGTAGAAGTTGTGGAGTTATTAGTAGGCCGATACGCAAACGTTCGTGCTCGGGATAATGATGGAAGAACACCTCTACACGGAGCTATAGTACGAGGAGCCAGAGCTTGTGATGTGGCGCGGTTGTTGCTGTCAGTGGGAGCAGATCCTAATGCTCCTGACAATTTCGGATACACTCCATTGCATATTGCCGCTTTGAATGAGTTCTCCGCATGTGTACTGTTATTATTAG ATTATGGAGGTGACGTAACTCTTCGAACGAATGGTGGTGTATCAGCACTTGCGTTTATAGTTCGTCGAGTTCCAGATGTGATACCACGGTACTTAAGCAAGTTCGACGATGCAGTTCATGTCAGTGAACATGAGTTAGGAGATGTGGATTGCGAGCTAACGATAGATTTCAGGCCGCTGGTACCATGTGTCACTCGTGGGGAAGCTGAATTACTTCTTGCTTTTATTGAG gTTGGCCGAAAAGATGTCTTAAAACACCCAGTAGCCGAAACGTTTCTCTTCCTTAAATGGCGAATAATAAGAAAGTTCTTCGtccttagttttatttatcatgCTCTTTTTATTTCGCTGTACAGTTTATATATTCTTc AAATCTTTCTGTGTGCCGACGTAACCTGTGATGTGCCGACATATCTCAGACCCGTTCAATATCTCATCCTTCTACTGAATCTCTGTTTCATGTTCAAGGAAATATTCCAGGCTTGCCTTGACTGGTCAGCGTATATCCGGCAGTGGGAGAATTGGTTACAATGTGTCATCGTTTTTGGAGTATTCTTATGTACA ATACCATACTGGGACATGGACCAAGGGACCATAAGATCCAACACTTCCAACTGGCAGCATGACGTGGCCGCAGTTACCATATTCTTCTGTTGGCTCGAGTTGATGATGATCATCGGACGGTTCCCGACCTTCGGGTTGTATGTACAAATGTTTACTACAg tgacAGTAAACTTCGCAACGTTTCTGCTCGCGTACAGCTGCCTCCTAGTTGCGTTTGGGCTCGCATTCAGCGTTCTATTCAGCAACTACCCCGCCTTCCACCTCCCCGCTGGTCTCGTGAAGACTGTTATGATGATGTCAGGGGAGCTCGAGTATGAAGACATATTCTATAGCAACTGCACAAATTCACAGATCCAGTACCCTCTGACCGCCCATGGCATGTTCCTGATATTTGTGCTTTTAGTCACTGTTATACTGACGAATTTGCTGGTTGGATTGGCAGTTAGTGATATACAG GCATTACAAGAGAGCGCGGGCTTGGACCGGCTGGTGCGGCAGACGCAGTTGGTTGCTCACCTCGAGAGCATGCTGTTCAGTTCCCTGCTGACGTGTGCGCCGAAACAGCTACTCGCCATGCTGCGGTGGGGGGCGCTGCTGACTGCCTCCCATACGCGCACGCTTAACATTAGACCCAACGATCCGAGGGAGAACAGA aTACCGAAGGAGCTTATAGCCTCAATATACAAGATGGTGGCCAGTCGTAAAAGCACCAAGAGAAGTATACGAAAGAACAACAACTACGAATGCAAAATAAGACAGTGCAAGGATGAAGAAGACAATGAAAAGGTTCAACAGCAACAAGTCAAAAGGAAAAGCTATCTGTATGACAGATTCTCATCTGAGAGTCAACAGGTTGAAAGAAGAAAAAGGACAACCTCAGGATCCACTGAGAATAAACCAAGACCCGTCTCTTTGAATATTAACACTATACAAGAAATATGTATGGTCGACATAAAAACACAGCTATCAGATTTGACAAAAAAGGTCAATCAACTAATTGAAGCTTCGGAGTCGAGGCTGAGCCTGATTGAAAAGAAGTTGGATGATATTCAGCCACCCTGA
- the LOC106130203 gene encoding ubiquinone biosynthesis monooxygenase COQ6, mitochondrial, which translates to MILCQAVSIRRSFLTSVKSLERTISTQKSLSLAASNKYDEKPKGQYDIIIAGGGMVGCTLACALGKNSVLQHLKILLLESSPNKKYELTKEYSNRVVALNQNTKTLMNSLDIWEHVEKMRLQPVRNMQVWDACSDALISFSSSEMLEDDVAYIVENDLLLHAVNTELSSPSVKNVNIVYGAKIAGYELTKQTSSGSKVKLENGDTYLCDLLIGADGANSSVRKAMGVQYVSWNYDQMGVVATLYLAEETENTTAWQRWLPKGPIALLPLDSQRSSLVWSTSNEHAKELLRLPEDQFVDSVNDALWKQYPRSRTVDASMSWLGSCLKSVGLPDGAVRQLPPSVRSVAPASRAAFPLGFGHSTRYIAPGVALVGDAAHRVHPLAGQGVNLGFGDVKDLTELLSDAVYSGLDINHHSWLEKYESIRQRHNVPTQLAVDALHRLYTVDSPPVVLIRSLGLQLTNALQPVKKLIMSQATT; encoded by the exons ATGATACTGTGTCAGGCAGTCTCCATCCGCCGGTCTTTTTTAACCAGTGTGAAGAGTTTAGAAAGGACTATTTCCACCCAGAAGTCATTATCATTAGCAGCTTCTAACAAATATGACGAAAAACCAAAAGGACAGTATGACATTATCATAGCAGGTGGTGGTATGGTTGGATGCACCTTGGCATGTGCATTAG GAAAAAATTCAGTACTTCaacatttgaaaatactgttattAGAAAGCAgtccaaataaaaaatatgagctTACCAAAGAATACAGCAACAGAGTTGTTGCTCTCAACCAAAATACAAAGACTCTGATGAACTCTCTTGACATTTGGGAGCATGTGGAAAAGATGAGGCTTCAACCTGTCCGGAATATGCAA gTATGGGATGCATGTTCTGATGCACTTATATCTTTTAGTAGTTCTGAAATGCTAGAAGACGATGTTGCCTACATTGTTGAAAATGACCTTTTGCTTCATGCTGTCAACACAGAGTTATCATCACCCAGTgtgaaaaatgtaaatattgtgTACGGAGCAAAGATAGCAGGATATGAACTTACAAAGCAGACTTCAAGCGGCAGTAAAGTTAAGCTGGAGAATGGTGACACATATTTGTGTGACTTATTG ATAGGTGCAGATGGCGCAAACTCTTCAGTCCGCAAGGCGATGGGTGTGCAGTATGTATCCTGGAACTACGATCAGATGGGTGTAGTGGCTACCCTCTATTTAGCAGAG GAGACTGAGAACACAACTGCATGGCAGCGTTGGCTGCCAAAGGGGCCTATTGCTCTGCTCCCCCTGGACTCCCAGCGGAGCTCCCTGGTGTGGTCCACTTCCAACGAACACGCCAAAGAACTGCTTCGTCTACCCGAAGACCAGTTCGTTGATTCAGTTAATGATGCTTtg TGGAAGCAGTACCCCCGCAGCCGCACCGTAGACGCTTCCATGTCCTGGCTGGGTTCGTGCCTGAAGTCAGTCGGTCTGCCGGACGGCGCGGTCCGGCAACTCCCGCCGTCCGTCCGGTCCGTGGCGCCGGCGTCGCGCGCCGCCTTCCCGCTCGGATTCGGACACAGCACCAGATATATAGCGCCGGGGGTCGCCCTCGTTGG AGACGCAGCGCATAGAGTTCACCCGCTGGCGGGACAAGGCGTCAATCTCGGATTCGGAGATGTGAAAGACCTAACAGAGTTGCTATCGGACGCTGTTTACTCCGGCTTGGATATTA ATCACCACAGTTGGCTGGAGAAGTACGAAAGCATACGACAACGCCACAACGTGCCGACGCAACTAGCTGTGGACGCCTTGCATCGCTTGTACACTGTGGACTCACCTCCCGTAGTGTTGATAAGAAGCTTAGGACTGCAACTGACGAACGCCTTGCAGCCTGTTAAG aaactGATAATGTCTCAAGCTACAACATAA
- the LOC106130193 gene encoding transient receptor potential channel pyrexia isoform X1, with protein MLCDSVLENMQPIYREGSSRWCAGMSQLTEDSDDDDIEAGFISSDESGHAADLAERLRVKPSRDIWELDEILQSLNQLPHADEILAFIEAGQYDTILCLQSEMDGNRTAVLWACWLGKSTLLDMLLKAGVNPNSCDDSGRTCLHLSCLVGSAECAKLLLEYHADPNMWDSYSERKATPLHCAASAKSLACVKVLIEYGADVNAGLDDRSPLHYAVLSDATDVVSALLEAGACPDTPQVFTETPLHVAASLGLAQCAKLLLDAGADVRAAMGTGRATALHLAAEDGHAECAKVLLDHGARIDWPNFRGQTPLHLAALAQSVEVVELLVGRYANVRARDNDGRTPLHGAIVRGARACDVARLLLSVGADPNAPDNFGYTPLHIAALNEFSACVLLLLDYGGDVTLRTNGGVSALAFIVRRVPDVIPRYLSKFDDAVHVSEHELGDVDCELTIDFRPLVPCVTRGEAELLLAFIEVGRKDVLKHPVAETFLFLKWRIIRKFFVLSFIYHALFISLYSLYILQIFLCADVTCDVPTYLRPVQYLILLLNLCFMFKEIFQACLDWSAYIRQWENWLQCVIVFGVFLCTIPYWDMDQGTIRSNTSNWQHDVAAVTIFFCWLELMMIIGRFPTFGLYVQMFTTVTVNFATFLLAYSCLLVAFGLAFSVLFSNYPAFHLPAGLVKTVMMMSGELEYEDIFYSNCTNSQIQYPLTAHGMFLIFVLLVTVILTNLLVGLAVSDIQALQESAGLDRLVRQTQLVAHLESMLFSSLLTCAPKQLLAMLRWGALLTASHTRTLNIRPNDPRENRIPKELIASIYKMVASRKSTKRSIRKNNNYECKIRQCKDEEDNEKVQQQQVKRKSYLYDRFSSESQQVERRKRTTSGSTENKPRPVSLNINTIQEICMVDIKTQLSDLTKKVNQLIEASESRLSLIEKKLDDIQPP; from the exons ATGTTGTGCGATTCCGTTCTGGAAAATATGCAGCCG ATATATCGGGAGGGAAGTTCGCGATGGTGCGCTGGTATGAGCCAGCTGACAGAAGATTCGGACGACGACGACATTGAGGCTGGATTTATATCCAGTGATGAGTCTGGTCACGCTGCAGACCTTGCTGAAAGACTGAGGGTTAAACCTTCAAGAGACATTTGGGAATTAG ATGAGATACTACAAAGTTTGAACCAACTGCCCCATGCAGATGAAATATTGGCTTTTATAGAAGCTGGACAGTATGATACCATTCTATGCCTCCAATCAGAAATGGACGGTAACCGAACTGCAGTGCTATGGGCTTGCTGGCTCGGGAAAAGTACACTACTGGACATGCTTTTGAAAGCAGGGGTTAATCCTAATAGCTGTGATGATTCCGGCAG GACGTGCCTCCACTTGAGTTGTTTAGTAGGAAGCGCCGAATGTGCCAAATTGTTATTAGAATATCATGCAGATCCAAATATGTGGGATTCTTACAGCGAAAGAAAAGCTACACCATTGCATTGTGCTGCTAGTGCCAAATCACTGGCATGTGTTAAG gtattAATAGAGTATGGAGCTGACGTAAATGCAGGTCTGGATGATCGCTCCCCATTGCACTATGCTGTGTTGAGTGACGCTACAGATGTAGTCAGCGCATTATTAGAAGCGGGTGCATGTCCAGACACTCCACAG gTATTTACAGAGACCCCGCTCCATGTAGCGGCTTCTTTAGGTTTAGCGCAATGTGCCAAGTTGTTGTTGGATGCTGGAGCCGACGTCAGGGCTGCGATGGGCACTGGTCGCGCTACAGCCTTACATTTGGCCGCAGAGGATGGGCACGCAGAATGTGCGAAAGTACTTCTAGATCACGGAGCTCGCATTGATTGGCCAAATTTTAGGGGACAGACTCCACTTCATTTAG cGGCTTTAGCGCAATCTGTAGAAGTTGTGGAGTTATTAGTAGGCCGATACGCAAACGTTCGTGCTCGGGATAATGATGGAAGAACACCTCTACACGGAGCTATAGTACGAGGAGCCAGAGCTTGTGATGTGGCGCGGTTGTTGCTGTCAGTGGGAGCAGATCCTAATGCTCCTGACAATTTCGGATACACTCCATTGCATATTGCCGCTTTGAATGAGTTCTCCGCATGTGTACTGTTATTATTAG ATTATGGAGGTGACGTAACTCTTCGAACGAATGGTGGTGTATCAGCACTTGCGTTTATAGTTCGTCGAGTTCCAGATGTGATACCACGGTACTTAAGCAAGTTCGACGATGCAGTTCATGTCAGTGAACATGAGTTAGGAGATGTGGATTGCGAGCTAACGATAGATTTCAGGCCGCTGGTACCATGTGTCACTCGTGGGGAAGCTGAATTACTTCTTGCTTTTATTGAG gTTGGCCGAAAAGATGTCTTAAAACACCCAGTAGCCGAAACGTTTCTCTTCCTTAAATGGCGAATAATAAGAAAGTTCTTCGtccttagttttatttatcatgCTCTTTTTATTTCGCTGTACAGTTTATATATTCTTc AAATCTTTCTGTGTGCCGACGTAACCTGTGATGTGCCGACATATCTCAGACCCGTTCAATATCTCATCCTTCTACTGAATCTCTGTTTCATGTTCAAGGAAATATTCCAGGCTTGCCTTGACTGGTCAGCGTATATCCGGCAGTGGGAGAATTGGTTACAATGTGTCATCGTTTTTGGAGTATTCTTATGTACA ATACCATACTGGGACATGGACCAAGGGACCATAAGATCCAACACTTCCAACTGGCAGCATGACGTGGCCGCAGTTACCATATTCTTCTGTTGGCTCGAGTTGATGATGATCATCGGACGGTTCCCGACCTTCGGGTTGTATGTACAAATGTTTACTACAg tgacAGTAAACTTCGCAACGTTTCTGCTCGCGTACAGCTGCCTCCTAGTTGCGTTTGGGCTCGCATTCAGCGTTCTATTCAGCAACTACCCCGCCTTCCACCTCCCCGCTGGTCTCGTGAAGACTGTTATGATGATGTCAGGGGAGCTCGAGTATGAAGACATATTCTATAGCAACTGCACAAATTCACAGATCCAGTACCCTCTGACCGCCCATGGCATGTTCCTGATATTTGTGCTTTTAGTCACTGTTATACTGACGAATTTGCTGGTTGGATTGGCAGTTAGTGATATACAG GCATTACAAGAGAGCGCGGGCTTGGACCGGCTGGTGCGGCAGACGCAGTTGGTTGCTCACCTCGAGAGCATGCTGTTCAGTTCCCTGCTGACGTGTGCGCCGAAACAGCTACTCGCCATGCTGCGGTGGGGGGCGCTGCTGACTGCCTCCCATACGCGCACGCTTAACATTAGACCCAACGATCCGAGGGAGAACAGA aTACCGAAGGAGCTTATAGCCTCAATATACAAGATGGTGGCCAGTCGTAAAAGCACCAAGAGAAGTATACGAAAGAACAACAACTACGAATGCAAAATAAGACAGTGCAAGGATGAAGAAGACAATGAAAAGGTTCAACAGCAACAAGTCAAAAGGAAAAGCTATCTGTATGACAGATTCTCATCTGAGAGTCAACAGGTTGAAAGAAGAAAAAGGACAACCTCAGGATCCACTGAGAATAAACCAAGACCCGTCTCTTTGAATATTAACACTATACAAGAAATATGTATGGTCGACATAAAAACACAGCTATCAGATTTGACAAAAAAGGTCAATCAACTAATTGAAGCTTCGGAGTCGAGGCTGAGCCTGATTGAAAAGAAGTTGGATGATATTCAGCCACCCTGA